One Micromonospora sp. FIMYZ51 genomic window carries:
- a CDS encoding DMT family transporter, protein MSYLGGRVSGVTAPFTPDRPALRSWLPGFVALAAIWGSSFLFIKVGLAELHPLHLTGYRVGAGALTLLVVLVALRDRLPREPRVWGHLTVIAAFGVALPFTLFGYGEQRVESMLAGIWNATTPLVVLPLAVLVFRTERLTVRSAVGLLLGFTGVLVVLGVWQGVGGSHFVGQLMCFGAAACYGLAIPYQKKFIAGSELSGLSLSAAQLVVATVQLAIVAPLAAGAPPVPTDLSPRVLSAVLALGALGTGLAFVIHLRNIRIVGASTAATVTYLIPVFAMLIGALVLGERLTWHQPVGALIVLLGVAVSQGLIGRRRQPAPAPAELLAVSAESR, encoded by the coding sequence ATGTCGTACCTCGGGGGAAGAGTGTCAGGGGTGACCGCCCCCTTCACCCCTGACCGGCCGGCGCTGCGCAGCTGGTTGCCCGGCTTTGTCGCGTTGGCCGCGATCTGGGGCTCCAGCTTTCTGTTCATCAAGGTCGGGTTGGCCGAGCTGCACCCGCTGCACCTCACCGGCTACCGGGTCGGCGCCGGCGCGCTGACCCTGCTGGTGGTGCTCGTCGCGCTGCGGGACCGGCTGCCCCGGGAGCCGCGCGTGTGGGGCCACCTCACCGTGATCGCCGCCTTCGGGGTGGCCCTGCCGTTCACCCTGTTCGGCTACGGCGAGCAGCGGGTCGAGTCGATGCTCGCCGGCATCTGGAACGCCACCACCCCGTTGGTGGTCCTGCCGCTGGCGGTGCTGGTCTTCCGCACCGAGCGACTGACCGTACGCAGCGCCGTCGGGCTGCTGCTCGGCTTCACCGGTGTGCTTGTGGTGCTCGGCGTCTGGCAGGGCGTCGGCGGCAGCCACTTCGTCGGTCAGCTGATGTGCTTCGGCGCGGCGGCCTGCTACGGCCTCGCCATCCCGTACCAGAAGAAGTTCATCGCGGGCAGCGAGCTGTCCGGGCTGTCGCTGTCGGCCGCGCAGCTGGTGGTCGCGACGGTCCAACTCGCCATCGTGGCGCCGCTGGCGGCCGGTGCGCCGCCGGTGCCGACCGACCTGTCACCTCGGGTGCTCTCCGCCGTGCTGGCGCTGGGTGCGCTCGGCACCGGGCTGGCCTTCGTCATCCACCTGCGCAACATCCGGATCGTGGGCGCGAGCACCGCGGCCACGGTGACCTACCTGATCCCGGTCTTCGCGATGCTGATCGGCGCCCTCGTGCTCGGCGAGCGGCTCACCTGGCACCAACCGGTCGGCGCGCTGATCGTGCTGCTCGGCGTGGCCGTCTCGCAGGGTCTGATCGGCCGCCGCCGACAGCCCGCCCCGGCACCCGCTGAGCTGCTCGCCGTTTCGGCGGAATCGCGGTAA
- a CDS encoding DUF885 domain-containing protein, producing MGRIDDIANRYVADWAALSPTGATYVGISGYDDQLDDLSPEGYAAQAELTRRALADLDATEPETAAEHTARDAMQERLGLELARYEAGETTSEVSVITSGLHSIRMVFDLMPTEGEQAQANIATRLGLIPAALEGYKTTLREAAAAGSVSARAQLIEVAKQCDAWVDPDGDNVFHGLAERLGADGALGAQLRQGAAAATAATAEFGQFLRTELAPRGRDKQAAGRERYELASQYFLGARIDLDETYAWAFAELARLEADMRTVSAEIAGPGATIDEAVAALDADPARTIQGKEAFRDWMQALADQAISDLHGTHFDIPEQVRRIECMLAPTSDGGIYYTGPSEDFARPGRMWWAVPQGLTDFSTWREVTTVYHEGVPGHHLQIGQTAVRAELLNRWRRLLCWVSGHGEGWALYAERLMDELGYLEDPGDKLGMLDGQALRAARVIVDIGMHLELEIPKDNPFDFHPGERWTPELGWEFLRAHCRVPDEVLRFELNRYLGWPGQAPSYKVGERIWLQAREDAKARKGADFDLREFHRQALDLGALGLDPLRRALARL from the coding sequence GTGGGACGAATCGACGACATCGCGAACCGCTACGTGGCCGACTGGGCGGCGCTGAGCCCCACCGGCGCCACGTACGTCGGCATCTCCGGCTACGACGACCAGCTGGACGACCTGTCGCCCGAGGGGTACGCGGCACAGGCCGAGCTGACCCGCCGCGCGCTTGCCGATCTCGACGCCACGGAGCCGGAGACGGCGGCCGAGCACACCGCCCGGGACGCGATGCAGGAGCGACTCGGCCTGGAACTCGCCCGCTACGAGGCCGGCGAGACGACAAGCGAGGTAAGCGTCATCACCAGCGGGCTGCACTCGATCCGGATGGTCTTCGACCTGATGCCGACCGAGGGCGAGCAGGCGCAGGCCAACATCGCCACCCGGCTGGGCCTCATCCCCGCCGCGCTGGAGGGCTACAAGACGACGCTGCGCGAGGCGGCAGCCGCCGGGTCGGTGAGCGCGCGGGCGCAGCTGATCGAGGTCGCCAAGCAGTGCGACGCCTGGGTCGACCCGGACGGCGACAACGTGTTCCACGGGCTGGCCGAGCGGCTGGGCGCCGATGGCGCCCTCGGTGCCCAGCTGCGCCAGGGCGCGGCGGCGGCGACCGCGGCGACCGCCGAGTTCGGGCAGTTCCTGCGCACCGAACTGGCCCCGCGTGGCCGGGACAAGCAGGCCGCCGGTCGGGAACGCTACGAGCTGGCCTCACAGTATTTCCTCGGCGCCCGCATCGACCTCGACGAGACGTACGCCTGGGCCTTCGCCGAGCTGGCCCGGCTGGAGGCCGACATGCGGACGGTGTCGGCGGAGATCGCCGGCCCCGGCGCCACAATCGACGAGGCGGTCGCGGCGCTGGACGCCGATCCGGCCCGCACCATCCAGGGCAAGGAGGCCTTCCGCGACTGGATGCAGGCGCTTGCCGATCAGGCGATAAGCGACCTGCACGGCACCCACTTCGACATTCCGGAGCAGGTCCGCCGGATCGAGTGCATGCTCGCGCCGACAAGCGACGGCGGCATCTACTACACCGGTCCCAGCGAGGACTTCGCCCGGCCGGGCCGGATGTGGTGGGCGGTGCCGCAGGGGCTCACCGACTTCTCCACCTGGCGGGAGGTGACCACCGTCTACCACGAGGGGGTCCCCGGGCATCACCTCCAGATCGGGCAGACGGCGGTCCGGGCCGAGTTGCTCAACCGGTGGCGGCGGCTGCTCTGCTGGGTCTCCGGACACGGCGAGGGCTGGGCGCTCTACGCCGAGCGACTGATGGACGAGTTGGGCTACCTGGAGGATCCGGGAGACAAACTCGGCATGCTCGACGGCCAGGCGTTGCGGGCCGCCCGCGTGATCGTCGACATCGGCATGCACCTGGAGCTGGAGATCCCCAAGGACAACCCGTTCGACTTCCACCCCGGTGAGCGCTGGACCCCGGAGTTGGGTTGGGAGTTCCTCCGGGCGCACTGCCGAGTGCCGGACGAGGTGCTGCGCTTCGAACTGAACCGCTACCTGGGCTGGCCGGGCCAGGCACCGTCGTACAAGGTGGGCGAGCGGATCTGGTTGCAGGCCCGGGAGGACGCCAAGGCCCGCAAGGGCGCGGATTTCGACCTGCGGGAGTTCCATCGGCAGGCGCTCGACCTGGGTGCGCTCGGCCTCGACCCGCTCCGCCGGGCGCTGGCCCGCCTCTGA
- a CDS encoding PHP domain-containing protein, protein MSRDPIADLRRIAFLLERANEATYRVRAFRSAANALAALPAKEVAERARAGSLTELAGVGDVTARCVAESLAGEEPVYLRRLLATEGSDLDAEATKLRTALRGDCHTHSDWSDGGSPIEEMALAAVELGHEYLVLTDHSPRLKVARGLTADRLRRQLDHVARLNEALPEGFRILTGIEVDILADGSLDQEEELLARLDVVVGSVHSGLGDDRAKMTRRMLTAIANPHLDILGHCTGRMVSSRPAGVTGPGDRGHRARTRAESDFDADAVFAACVEHDTAVEINSRPERQDPPKRLIRRALEAGCRFAINTDAHAPGQLDWQRFGCERAALCGVPADRVVNTWTADDLLAWTHRR, encoded by the coding sequence ATGAGCCGCGACCCCATCGCCGACCTGCGCCGGATCGCCTTCCTGCTCGAACGGGCGAACGAGGCCACCTACCGGGTCCGGGCCTTCCGGTCGGCGGCGAACGCGCTGGCCGCGCTGCCGGCGAAGGAGGTGGCGGAACGGGCCCGCGCCGGCAGCCTGACCGAACTGGCCGGGGTCGGCGACGTCACCGCCCGCTGCGTGGCCGAGTCGCTGGCCGGTGAGGAACCGGTCTACCTGCGCCGGCTGCTCGCCACCGAGGGCAGCGATCTGGACGCCGAGGCCACCAAGCTGCGTACCGCCCTGCGGGGCGACTGCCACACCCACTCGGACTGGTCCGACGGCGGTTCACCGATCGAGGAGATGGCGCTGGCCGCCGTCGAGCTGGGCCACGAATACCTGGTGCTCACCGACCACTCGCCCCGGCTCAAAGTGGCCCGAGGGCTCACCGCCGACCGGCTCCGCCGGCAACTCGACCACGTGGCCCGGCTGAACGAGGCGCTGCCGGAGGGGTTCCGGATCCTCACCGGCATCGAGGTGGACATCCTCGCCGACGGTTCGCTCGACCAGGAGGAGGAGCTGCTGGCCCGGCTGGACGTGGTGGTCGGATCGGTGCACAGCGGCCTGGGCGACGACCGGGCGAAGATGACCCGCCGGATGCTGACCGCGATCGCCAACCCGCACCTGGACATCCTCGGCCACTGCACCGGCCGGATGGTGTCGTCCCGGCCGGCCGGGGTGACCGGGCCGGGCGACCGGGGGCACCGCGCGCGGACCCGGGCCGAGAGCGACTTCGACGCCGACGCGGTCTTCGCCGCCTGCGTCGAGCACGACACCGCCGTGGAGATCAACTCACGCCCGGAGCGGCAGGATCCGCCGAAGCGGCTGATCCGGCGGGCGTTGGAGGCCGGCTGCCGCTTCGCCATCAACACCGACGCGCACGCCCCCGGGCAGCTCGACTGGCAGCGCTTCGGCTGCGAACGCGCGGCCCTGTGCGGCGTACCCGCCGACCGGGTGGTGAACACCTGGACCGCCGACGACCTGCTCGCCTGGACTCACCGCCGCTGA
- a CDS encoding Uma2 family endonuclease, with protein sequence MAMPMRFDPLVDLDGMWTTQLADRYLPLPEAPDARYECIDGRLVMTPAEVGTNSYGEIELAHLLKPAARAHGCYVFGQVNLTFSPQRWIQPDVTVLHTLPKTDEEDRWIPAHLCTMAIEFVSPGSRRQDFVDKPMRCAEGRVPYFMRVEISRRLRHAAVELFTLGKFGGYDTLAQAVSGHRLRADEPFPIDFDPADLLP encoded by the coding sequence ATGGCGATGCCGATGCGCTTCGACCCGCTCGTCGATCTCGACGGCATGTGGACGACCCAGCTCGCCGACCGCTACCTCCCGTTACCCGAGGCACCAGATGCGCGCTACGAGTGCATCGACGGGAGGTTGGTCATGACGCCCGCCGAGGTCGGCACGAACAGCTACGGCGAGATCGAGCTCGCCCATCTTCTGAAGCCCGCCGCCAGGGCACACGGCTGCTACGTGTTCGGTCAGGTGAATCTGACCTTCTCCCCGCAGCGCTGGATCCAGCCGGACGTCACCGTCCTGCACACCCTGCCGAAGACCGACGAGGAGGACCGCTGGATCCCGGCGCACCTCTGCACCATGGCGATCGAGTTCGTCTCGCCCGGCAGCCGGCGGCAGGACTTCGTCGACAAGCCGATGCGCTGCGCCGAGGGGCGGGTGCCGTACTTCATGCGGGTGGAGATCTCCCGTCGCCTGCGGCACGCCGCAGTGGAGCTGTTCACCCTCGGCAAGTTCGGCGGCTACGACACGCTCGCCCAGGCGGTGAGTGGGCATCGGCTGCGCGCCGACGAGCCGTTCCCGATCGACTTCGACCCGGCCGACCTGTTGCCCTGA
- a CDS encoding class I SAM-dependent methyltransferase → MSLNDVRRDWTTLGAEDPLWAVLIRPGKRGGRWDVDEFLATGRADVAETVGWLDRLGLPTRWDRVLDFGCGAGRLSQALTAHAGQVVAVDIAPSMLEAARRLDRTDGQIEFVLNDAPDLSRFPDGHFDLVYSALVLQHLPRPAVDRYLAEFLRVLRPGGVAVVGLPTEVAPTVKGLIWRFAPFRLISWAQRRILNYPAAMRMTPVPHADMERLVATHGGEIVDRQADLPYTPDWRCSRYALRRR, encoded by the coding sequence GTGAGCTTGAACGACGTGCGCCGCGACTGGACCACCCTGGGTGCCGAGGACCCGCTCTGGGCCGTGCTGATCCGGCCCGGCAAGCGTGGCGGCCGGTGGGACGTGGACGAGTTCCTGGCCACGGGCCGGGCCGACGTCGCGGAGACCGTCGGCTGGCTCGACCGGCTCGGCCTGCCCACCCGGTGGGATCGGGTGCTCGACTTCGGCTGCGGAGCCGGGCGACTCTCCCAGGCGCTCACCGCCCACGCCGGGCAGGTCGTCGCGGTGGACATCGCCCCGTCCATGCTCGAGGCCGCGCGCCGACTCGATCGCACCGACGGCCAGATCGAATTCGTCCTGAACGACGCACCCGACCTGAGCCGATTCCCCGACGGGCACTTCGACCTGGTCTACAGCGCCCTGGTGCTCCAGCACCTGCCCCGACCGGCAGTCGACCGCTACCTGGCCGAGTTCCTCCGCGTCCTGCGCCCGGGCGGGGTGGCCGTGGTGGGCCTACCCACCGAGGTGGCCCCCACCGTCAAGGGCCTGATCTGGCGATTCGCGCCGTTCCGGCTGATCAGCTGGGCTCAGCGCCGGATCCTCAACTACCCGGCGGCGATGCGGATGACCCCGGTACCGCACGCCGACATGGAGCGGCTGGTCGCCACGCACGGCGGGGAGATCGTCGACCGGCAGGCGGACCTGCCGTACACGCCGGACTGGCGATGCAGCCGGTACGCCCTACGCCGCCGCTAG
- a CDS encoding class I SAM-dependent methyltransferase: MTAAEDRRQRAARRRFATLRRSVDLFRAFLVEQTDPDHFYGLLATDSVRQVSGYTDLAGRTVLDVGGGPGYFATAFRAAGARYVGLDPDVGDFSAAGESVAGMLRGSGTALPVRTASVDVTFSSNVVEHVAEPPRMLDEMVRVTRPGGLLFVSYTPWLSPWGGHETAPWHYLGGNRARRRFERRNGRPPKNRFGETLFPVSIADTLRWARGNGDVEMVDMLPRYHPWWARWVIRVPGVREVASWNFVLVLRRTGRRQPGAAKKSELTGGRGAM; encoded by the coding sequence GTGACAGCAGCGGAGGACCGGAGGCAGCGGGCGGCGCGACGTCGTTTCGCCACGCTACGCCGCTCGGTCGACCTGTTCCGGGCGTTCCTGGTCGAGCAGACCGACCCGGATCACTTCTACGGACTGTTGGCGACCGACTCGGTCCGCCAAGTCTCCGGCTACACCGACCTGGCCGGCCGGACCGTGCTCGACGTCGGCGGCGGGCCGGGATACTTCGCCACGGCCTTCCGGGCGGCCGGTGCCCGCTACGTCGGGCTCGACCCGGACGTCGGTGACTTCTCCGCGGCCGGCGAGTCGGTGGCGGGCATGCTGCGCGGCAGCGGCACCGCGTTGCCGGTGCGGACCGCCAGTGTGGACGTGACCTTCTCGTCGAACGTCGTGGAGCACGTCGCCGAGCCGCCCCGGATGCTCGACGAGATGGTCCGGGTGACCCGGCCGGGCGGGTTGCTCTTCGTGTCGTACACCCCGTGGCTGTCGCCGTGGGGTGGGCACGAGACGGCGCCCTGGCACTACCTCGGCGGCAACCGGGCCCGCCGCCGCTTCGAGCGGCGCAACGGACGCCCGCCCAAGAACCGCTTCGGCGAGACGCTCTTCCCGGTCTCGATCGCCGACACGTTGCGCTGGGCGCGGGGCAACGGCGACGTCGAGATGGTGGACATGCTGCCGCGTTACCACCCCTGGTGGGCGCGGTGGGTGATCCGGGTGCCCGGTGTCCGGGAGGTGGCGTCCTGGAACTTCGTGCTGGTACTGCGCCGTACCGGACGACGACAACCCGGCGCGGCGAAGAAATCAGAGCTGACCGGGGGTCGCGGTGCTATGTGA
- a CDS encoding DUF3068 domain-containing protein yields the protein MKHRAVGAVLFGGGVLLLALAAGLVFVVKPAMTKLPYDLAPSTSVAEAKGATFLQIADTGVGIHQADLKSTIQVTPERAKTAALSGDLAGDAVVWQVGQTVERTDTKALISAYGAELALDRVSGAAVDWNEQYLDESGGNREKISFAGQVYKFPFNSAQDNYEVFDRDLRQTRPAEYQGAEDINGLEAYRYEQVITDEKLGLPADRVGLLLGVLAPGATSGEVVYSNTRTVWVDPVTGAYVKVREQQKKVLVPNAGTPVTLLDADFIYNDDTVASSVDRAKESRSQLTLLGVYAPIGLAVLGLALIVVALLVSRNRTATPAAATPAAATPAAKTPAAATPAADPAVTRVDQPAVRDDERPGGPLSDEIPPASTNWKSEPTVPGPRHARDEAEK from the coding sequence ATGAAGCACCGCGCCGTGGGTGCCGTGCTGTTCGGCGGTGGCGTCCTGCTCCTGGCGTTGGCCGCTGGGCTGGTGTTCGTCGTCAAACCGGCAATGACCAAGCTGCCCTACGACCTTGCGCCGTCGACGTCGGTCGCCGAGGCGAAGGGGGCGACGTTCCTCCAGATCGCCGACACCGGCGTCGGGATCCACCAGGCCGACCTGAAGTCGACGATCCAGGTCACGCCGGAACGCGCCAAGACCGCTGCGCTCAGCGGTGACCTCGCCGGCGATGCGGTGGTCTGGCAGGTTGGTCAGACCGTCGAGCGGACGGACACCAAGGCGCTGATCTCGGCGTACGGCGCGGAACTGGCGCTGGACCGGGTCTCCGGCGCGGCGGTCGACTGGAACGAGCAGTACCTCGACGAGAGCGGCGGCAACCGGGAGAAGATCTCCTTCGCGGGCCAGGTCTACAAGTTCCCGTTCAACTCGGCGCAGGACAACTACGAGGTCTTCGACCGGGATCTGCGGCAGACGCGGCCGGCCGAGTACCAGGGCGCCGAGGACATCAACGGCCTTGAGGCGTACCGGTACGAGCAGGTCATCACCGACGAGAAACTGGGTCTGCCGGCCGATCGGGTCGGCCTCCTGCTCGGTGTGCTCGCTCCGGGTGCGACCTCGGGTGAGGTCGTCTACAGCAACACCCGTACGGTCTGGGTCGACCCGGTCACCGGTGCCTACGTCAAGGTACGCGAGCAGCAGAAGAAGGTGCTGGTGCCGAACGCGGGCACCCCGGTGACGTTGCTCGACGCGGACTTCATCTACAACGACGACACGGTGGCGTCCTCGGTGGATCGGGCCAAGGAGAGCCGTTCCCAGCTCACCCTGCTCGGTGTGTACGCGCCGATCGGGCTCGCCGTGCTCGGCCTGGCGCTTATCGTCGTGGCACTGCTGGTCTCCCGCAACCGCACGGCGACGCCCGCCGCTGCGACGCCGGCCGCTGCGACGCCCGCCGCCAAGACGCCGGCCGCTGCGACGCCGGCCGCCGACCCGGCGGTGACCCGGGTCGACCAGCCGGCGGTGCGGGACGACGAGCGGCCGGGCGGGCCGCTGTCCGACGAGATTCCGCCCGCCTCGACCAACTGGAAGTCGGAGCCGACGGTGCCGGGTCCCCGGCACGCGCGCGACGAGGCCGAGAAGTAG